From Caloenas nicobarica isolate bCalNic1 chromosome 18, bCalNic1.hap1, whole genome shotgun sequence, a single genomic window includes:
- the SSTR2 gene encoding somatostatin receptor type 2, producing the protein MDLEYELPNATTFWFSPASPFDNFSVEVPTNVSQNATGHHFDLTSNAILTFIYFVVCIIGLCGNTLVIYVILRYAKMKTITNIYILNLAIADELFMLGLPFLAMQVALVHWPFGKAICRIVMTVDGINQFTSIFCLTVMSVDRYLAVVHPIKSAKWRRPRTAKMINVAVWGVSLLVIMPIMIYAGVQHNHGRSSCTIIWPGESGAWYTGFIIYAFILGFLVPLTIICLCYLFIIIKVKSSGIRVGSSKRKKSEKKVTRMVSIVVAVFIFCWLPFYIFNVSSVSILIVPTPVLKGMFDFVVVLSYANSCANPILYAFLSDNFKKSFQNVLCLVKVSGMDEADRSDSKQDKSRLNETTETQRTLLNGDLQTSI; encoded by the coding sequence ATGGATCTGGAATATGAGCTGCCCAACGCCACCACGTTCTGGTTCTCCCCGGCTTCCCCCTTCGACAACTTCTCCGTGGAGGTGCCCACCAATGTGTCACAGAATGCCACAGGCCACCACTTCGACCTGACCAGCAACGCCATCCTCACCTTCATCTACTTCGTGGTCTGCATCATAGGGCTGTGCGGCAACACGCTGGTCATATATGTCATCCTTCGTTATGCCAAGATGAAGACCATCACCAACATCTACATCCTCAACCTGGCCATCGCAGACGAGCTGTTCATGCTCGGTCTGCCCTTCCTGGCCATGCAGGTCGCCCTGGTACACTGGCCCTTTGGCAAAGCCATCTGCAGAATTGTCATGACGGTGGATGGGATCAATCAGTTCACCAGTATCTTCTGCTTGACGGTTATGAGCGTTGACCGGTACCTGGCCGTTGTCCATCCCATTAAATCTGCCAAGTGGAGGCGGCCCAGGACAGCCAAAATGATCAATGTGGCCGTTTGGGGCGTCTCCCTGTTGGTGATCATGCCCATCATGATTTATGCTGGGGTGCAGCATAATCACGGCAGGAGTAGCTGCACCATCATCTGGCCGGGAGAGTCGGGCGCCTGGTACACGGGCTTCATCATCTACGCCTTCATCCTGGGCTTCCTGGTGCCTCTCACCATTATCTGCCTTTGCTACTTGTTCATCATTATCAAAGTCAAGTCCTCGGGCATCAGAGTGGGCTCCTCCAAGAGGAAAAAGTCCGAGAAGAAAGTCACCAGAATGGTCTCCATCGTGGTCGCTGTCTTCATCTTCTGCTGGCTCCCTTTCTACATCTTTAATGTCTCCTCAGTCTCCATCCTGATCGTGCCCACGCCGGTCCTCAAGGGCATGTTTGACTTTGTGGTGGTCCTCAGTTACGCCAACAGCTGTGCCAACCCCATCCTTTATGCCTTCTTGTCCGACAACTTCAAGAAGAGCTTTCAGAACGTGCTCTGCCTGGTGAAGGTCAGTGGCATGGACGAGGCGGACCGGAGCGACAGCAAGCAGGACAAATCCAGGCTCAACGAGACCACAGAAACCCAAAGAACCCTGCTCAATGGTGACCTGCAGACGAGCATCTGA